AGGTTGTCCAGTTGTTCCCGGGAGGTGGCGCGGATGGTGCAGGTGAGGGAGAGGTAGTTGCCCTTGGCGGAGGGGCGCATTTCCATGGTGGAACCGTCGAAGTCCGGGGCGTGGCTTTGCACCAGGGTGAGGATTTCCTGGGAGAAGGTGGCTTCCATGCGGCCCATGATTTTCAGGGGGAAATCGCAGGGAAAATCCAACAGGGGCTTTTGTTCTTGGCTCATGACAGGCTCGGGGCAGAGGCAGGGCTTAGCGGTCCGCGTGGCGCATGATCTGGCGCTTGAAGTCCTGGTACCAGGCGATCATCTGCTGGCCTACGGGGCCGGGCACGCCGGCACCCACGGGCTGGTCGTCCAGGCGGGTAACGGGCAGCACTTCCTTGGTGGAGGATGTAATCCAGACCTCGTCGGCGCTGCGGAGTTCCGCTTCGCTCACGGGGCGGATATCGTGGGGCAGACCGTGGGCGGCGGCCAGTTCCAGCACCACGTCGTAGGTCACCCCGGGGAGAATGAGATGGCTCTTGGGGGGCGCCACCAGGGTGCCGTTCCGCACCACCATGATGTTAGAGGAAGAGCCTTCGGAGAGAAAGCCGTCCCGCAGCATAATGGTTTCGGCGCAGCCCGCATCCACGGACTGCTGGCGCAGCAGCACATTGGCCACCAGGGACAGGACCTTCAGATCGCAGCGCTGCCAGCGGTAATCCGGGGTGGTAATGGCGGACACGCCCCGGGCCAGCACTGCCGGGGAGGAAGTGACCAGGGGCGCGGCAAAGGCGAAAACGGTGGGGGGGACGGGGGGCTGGGGAAAAGCCTGATCCCGGATCGGCGCCGCCCCCCGGGTAACCTGGAGATAGACAGCCTGATCCTCCGCAGCCTCTTCCCCGATTAGGCGCTGGGCCACCTGGCCCCAGGCCGCCTCGTCTAGAGGATTGGCCAACTGGATAGCGGCCAGGCTGCGCCCCATGCGGGCCAGGTGTTCGGCCTGGCGGAAGGGGCGCCGGGAATAGACCGGGATCACTTCATAAACCCCGTCACCGAAGAGAAAGCCCCGGTCCATGGGGGAAATGCGGGCCTCTTCCAGGGGCAGATAGTCACCGTTGAGATAGACCGTCATGGTCAATGCCCTTCCCTTGAAAATTATTGGAACCAGAGCCGGATACTGTCCCACAGGCGGGTGAAGAAGCCGCCCAGGGGCACGTCTTCCAGAGCTTGCAGGGCAAATTCCCCGTAGGGCTTGCCGTCCAGGGTGAGCTTCAGGGTGCCCACCCGCTGCCCGGCCTTGATTGGGGCCACCAGGGCCTTCTGGGGCACGATCTGGGTCTGGATGCGGTTGCCGAAGCCCTTAGGCACGGCCACGGCGAAGTCATAGGGGAAACCGGCCTTCACCGTGCCGCTCT
This sequence is a window from Azospira inquinata. Protein-coding genes within it:
- a CDS encoding YbeD family protein, producing MSQEQKPLLDFPCDFPLKIMGRMEATFSQEILTLVQSHAPDFDGSTMEMRPSAKGNYLSLTCTIRATSREQLDNLYRALTSHPLVKVVL
- a CDS encoding D-amino acid aminotransferase encodes the protein MTVYLNGDYLPLEEARISPMDRGFLFGDGVYEVIPVYSRRPFRQAEHLARMGRSLAAIQLANPLDEAAWGQVAQRLIGEEAAEDQAVYLQVTRGAAPIRDQAFPQPPVPPTVFAFAAPLVTSSPAVLARGVSAITTPDYRWQRCDLKVLSLVANVLLRQQSVDAGCAETIMLRDGFLSEGSSSNIMVVRNGTLVAPPKSHLILPGVTYDVVLELAAAHGLPHDIRPVSEAELRSADEVWITSSTKEVLPVTRLDDQPVGAGVPGPVGQQMIAWYQDFKRQIMRHADR